The proteins below come from a single Antennarius striatus isolate MH-2024 chromosome 18, ASM4005453v1, whole genome shotgun sequence genomic window:
- the snap47 gene encoding synaptosomal-associated protein 47 isoform X1 codes for MSRDVPIYSWPGSYYINSEKRWENGTLSITKVVVRFVSNQSKESLVSFCLSRIMEIKMESSSFIFSTLTVLEEGNVKHWFGSLKPNRVVVYNVLEHFWRERLLCLGPEAQGAESQPSKGRQLINLVAGAQRRLEDTGRVLNHQGEQFDEMLQGLEKIDSDLGVADKILSELDSPSWWPFGKLPWKTHQEVKAEDAARAAATAAAVASKGSTRNKVITSIPAVVTKGRDSDLKPGCLLVLVSSLELRDTNCQLLHRFERNEIDEVRVLSPYEITVKQRFIGKPDICYRVLSAKMPEVLLVLEMQYKKKVEFTTEYMAFMATPASSPCDKERQNWNEASPPMGSGLQQRCQDIELPLEVPAGDLSQLQVHALQPSVSQAEAHELKQMLLQLKNLALEAETELERQDEVLDVLTSSTERATMHVEKHTCRMKRLL; via the exons ATGAGCCGGGACGTCCCGATCTACAGCTGGCCAGGCTCCTATTATATCAACAGCGAAAAGCGGTGGGAAAATGGCACCCTGTCCATCACCAAGGTCGTGGTGCGTTTTGTCTCTAACCAGAGCAAGGAGAGCCTTGTCAGCTTCTGCCTCTCAAGAATCATGGAGATCAAGATGGAGTCATCCAGTTTCATTTTCAGCACACTTACAGTTCTTGAAGAGGGCAACGTGAAACATTGGTTTGGCTCCCTTAAGCCCAACAGGGTGGTGGTCTATAATGTATTAGAACATTTTTGGAGAGAACGCCTTCTGTGCCTTGGCCCAGAGGCCCAGGGAGCTGAATCTCAACCTTCGAAAGGAAGACAACTGATAAACTTGGTGGCGGGGGCCCAGAGAAGACTGGAAGACACCGGCAGAGTCCTCAACCACCAAGGAGAGCAGTTTGATGAAATGTTGCAGGGACTGGAGAAAATTGACTCTGATCTGGGTGTGGCTGATAA GATTTTGTCAGAGCTGGATTCTCCTTCCTGGTGGCCCTTTGGTAAACTTCCCTGGAAGACTCATCAGGAAGTTAAGGCTGAGGATGCTGCAAGAGCTGCAGCTACAGCTGCTGCTGTAGCTAGCAAAGGTTCCACTAGAAATAAGGTGATAACCAGCATTCCAGCTGTAGTGACCAAGGGAAGGGACTCAGACTTAAAACCTGGATGCTTGTTGGTGCTGGTGTCCTCACTGGAGTTGCGAGACACAAACTGCCAACTGCTTCACCGCTTTGAGAGAAATGAAATTGATGAAGTCAGGGTTCTGAGTCCTTATGAGATCACTGTCAAACAGCGATTTATTGGGAAGCCAGATATATGTTATAGAGTCCTTTCAGCCAAGATGCCAGAGGTTTTGTTAGTGTTAGAGATGCAATACAAAAAGAAGGTGGAGTTCACCACTGAGTACATGGCTTTCATGGCAActccagcttcttctccatgtgacaaagaaagacaaaactgGAATGAAG CATCTCCACCCATGGGGTCAGGTTTGCAGCAGAGGTGCCAAGACATAGAACTCCCACTGGAGGTCCCGGCAGGAGATTTGTCCCAGTTGCAGGTGCATGCCCTCCAGCCATCTGTTAGCCAGGCTGAAGCACATGAACTTAAACAG ATGCTCTTGCAACTGAAGAATCTCGCCCTGGAGGCGGAGACCGAGCTAGAACGACAGGATGAAGTTCTGGATGTCCTCACCAGCTCCACTGAACGAGCCACCATGCACGTAGAGAAGCACACCTGCCGTATGAAGAGACTGCTGTAG
- the snap47 gene encoding synaptosomal-associated protein 47 isoform X3, with protein MSRDVPIYSWPGSYYINSEKRWENGTLSITKVVVRFVSNQSKESLVSFCLSRIMEIKMESSSFIFSTLTVLEEGNVKHWFGSLKPNRVVVYNVLEHFWRERLLCLGPEAQGAESQPSKGRQLINLVAGAQRRLEDTGRVLNHQGEQFDEMLQGLEKIDSDLGVADKILSELDSPSWWPFGKLPWKTHQEVKAEDAARAAATAAAVASKGSTRNKVITSIPAVVTKGRDSDLKPGCLLVLVSSLELRDTNCQLLHRFERNEIDEVRVLSPYEITVKQRFIGKPDICYRVLSAKMPEVLLVLEMQYKKKVEFTTEYMAFMATPASSPCDKERQNWNEASPPMGSGLQQRCQDIELPLEVPAGDLSQLQVHALQPSVSQAEAHELKQVL; from the exons ATGAGCCGGGACGTCCCGATCTACAGCTGGCCAGGCTCCTATTATATCAACAGCGAAAAGCGGTGGGAAAATGGCACCCTGTCCATCACCAAGGTCGTGGTGCGTTTTGTCTCTAACCAGAGCAAGGAGAGCCTTGTCAGCTTCTGCCTCTCAAGAATCATGGAGATCAAGATGGAGTCATCCAGTTTCATTTTCAGCACACTTACAGTTCTTGAAGAGGGCAACGTGAAACATTGGTTTGGCTCCCTTAAGCCCAACAGGGTGGTGGTCTATAATGTATTAGAACATTTTTGGAGAGAACGCCTTCTGTGCCTTGGCCCAGAGGCCCAGGGAGCTGAATCTCAACCTTCGAAAGGAAGACAACTGATAAACTTGGTGGCGGGGGCCCAGAGAAGACTGGAAGACACCGGCAGAGTCCTCAACCACCAAGGAGAGCAGTTTGATGAAATGTTGCAGGGACTGGAGAAAATTGACTCTGATCTGGGTGTGGCTGATAA GATTTTGTCAGAGCTGGATTCTCCTTCCTGGTGGCCCTTTGGTAAACTTCCCTGGAAGACTCATCAGGAAGTTAAGGCTGAGGATGCTGCAAGAGCTGCAGCTACAGCTGCTGCTGTAGCTAGCAAAGGTTCCACTAGAAATAAGGTGATAACCAGCATTCCAGCTGTAGTGACCAAGGGAAGGGACTCAGACTTAAAACCTGGATGCTTGTTGGTGCTGGTGTCCTCACTGGAGTTGCGAGACACAAACTGCCAACTGCTTCACCGCTTTGAGAGAAATGAAATTGATGAAGTCAGGGTTCTGAGTCCTTATGAGATCACTGTCAAACAGCGATTTATTGGGAAGCCAGATATATGTTATAGAGTCCTTTCAGCCAAGATGCCAGAGGTTTTGTTAGTGTTAGAGATGCAATACAAAAAGAAGGTGGAGTTCACCACTGAGTACATGGCTTTCATGGCAActccagcttcttctccatgtgacaaagaaagacaaaactgGAATGAAG CATCTCCACCCATGGGGTCAGGTTTGCAGCAGAGGTGCCAAGACATAGAACTCCCACTGGAGGTCCCGGCAGGAGATTTGTCCCAGTTGCAGGTGCATGCCCTCCAGCCATCTGTTAGCCAGGCTGAAGCACATGAACTTAAACAG GTTCTGTAG
- the snap47 gene encoding synaptosomal-associated protein 47 isoform X2, translating to MSRDVPIYSWPGSYYINSEKRWENGTLSITKVVVRFVSNQSKESLVSFCLSRIMEIKMESSSFIFSTLTVLEEGNVKHWFGSLKPNRVVVYNVLEHFWRERLLCLGPEAQGAESQPSKGRQLINLVAGAQRRLEDTGRVLNHQGEQFDEMLQGLEKIDSDLGVADKILSELDSPSWWPFGKLPWKTHQEVKAEDAARAAATAAAVASKGSTRNKVITSIPAVVTKGRDSDLKPGCLLVLVSSLELRDTNCQLLHRFERNEIDEVRVLSPYEITVKQRFIGKPDICYRVLSAKMPEVLLVLEMQYKKKVEFTTEYMAFMATPASSPCDKERQNWNEASPPMGSGLQQRCQDIELPLEVPAGDLSQLQVHALQPSVSQAEAHELKQRKWPQLEDSP from the exons ATGAGCCGGGACGTCCCGATCTACAGCTGGCCAGGCTCCTATTATATCAACAGCGAAAAGCGGTGGGAAAATGGCACCCTGTCCATCACCAAGGTCGTGGTGCGTTTTGTCTCTAACCAGAGCAAGGAGAGCCTTGTCAGCTTCTGCCTCTCAAGAATCATGGAGATCAAGATGGAGTCATCCAGTTTCATTTTCAGCACACTTACAGTTCTTGAAGAGGGCAACGTGAAACATTGGTTTGGCTCCCTTAAGCCCAACAGGGTGGTGGTCTATAATGTATTAGAACATTTTTGGAGAGAACGCCTTCTGTGCCTTGGCCCAGAGGCCCAGGGAGCTGAATCTCAACCTTCGAAAGGAAGACAACTGATAAACTTGGTGGCGGGGGCCCAGAGAAGACTGGAAGACACCGGCAGAGTCCTCAACCACCAAGGAGAGCAGTTTGATGAAATGTTGCAGGGACTGGAGAAAATTGACTCTGATCTGGGTGTGGCTGATAA GATTTTGTCAGAGCTGGATTCTCCTTCCTGGTGGCCCTTTGGTAAACTTCCCTGGAAGACTCATCAGGAAGTTAAGGCTGAGGATGCTGCAAGAGCTGCAGCTACAGCTGCTGCTGTAGCTAGCAAAGGTTCCACTAGAAATAAGGTGATAACCAGCATTCCAGCTGTAGTGACCAAGGGAAGGGACTCAGACTTAAAACCTGGATGCTTGTTGGTGCTGGTGTCCTCACTGGAGTTGCGAGACACAAACTGCCAACTGCTTCACCGCTTTGAGAGAAATGAAATTGATGAAGTCAGGGTTCTGAGTCCTTATGAGATCACTGTCAAACAGCGATTTATTGGGAAGCCAGATATATGTTATAGAGTCCTTTCAGCCAAGATGCCAGAGGTTTTGTTAGTGTTAGAGATGCAATACAAAAAGAAGGTGGAGTTCACCACTGAGTACATGGCTTTCATGGCAActccagcttcttctccatgtgacaaagaaagacaaaactgGAATGAAG CATCTCCACCCATGGGGTCAGGTTTGCAGCAGAGGTGCCAAGACATAGAACTCCCACTGGAGGTCCCGGCAGGAGATTTGTCCCAGTTGCAGGTGCATGCCCTCCAGCCATCTGTTAGCCAGGCTGAAGCACATGAACTTAAACAG CGGAAATGGCCCCAATTGGaagattcaccatga